TGCTTTTACTACATGGGTTTTGCAAAAAGCTAACATAGGAAAAGAATTTTCTCATGAATGGAAGGATGGCAGCACTACAAAACTGACGTATCTTGGAACTCTTAAAACAAAAAAGGAAAAGGTTTTTAAAATAGTAAACTCAATCTCGGCGTATTCAAAGACACTCCCAGGGCGTCCAGTAAAATCCTGGTGTATAATAAAGACGATAAATATCTAGGATGTTATCATGTTGTGATTGTTTCGGATCTGCCAAAGAAGATAGAAAATAACCTGTTAATTTTTACCCCATATGAGGATTGTACGGAAATAACTAAGATTAGTTTTAAAGAAGGTATTCCGAAACAATTGTATGTCTTGTGCACATCAAAATTAGGAGATCTATTTTATTTTTCTGCTGAATAACACAGCTATAACTATTAATAATCTGAAAAACTGATTATGAAAAACAGAATACTGGTAGCGGGTTGTCTGCTCCTTTTATCCTTGAGTCCTGCCTGCAATATCGGCTGTGCCGGAAAAAAAATACCTTTAGGCCTTATTTATGCAAATAAGAACGATTCTATCAGAATTATTTTTGATGAAGAGCTTATTGTTGATAAAGTGATCGGAGAATACTATAATGGCCACTTTAGAAGCAAAAAAGATCGACTCGCTATACCATGTTTAAATAAAGATTCCGTACATGTAAAAGTGAAAATCAATGCCCGGGATACATCTTTTTACTTTCATCCAAAGGAAATAAAGGAACTATATATTGGGTGTAGCATAAAAGGCTACGTTAAAGTATATTATAACTACGAAAGAGGTGGACTTCGGGAATATGATCCAATGCGCTAAAGTGTTTCAAAATAAATCCGCGCAACAGCCATGAAAGTGTTGATAACAATAAGTTGTATAACTGCCCTATCGCTTGTAATGAATGCTGCAGTTCCAATAGGAATAACGGAAATAAATCTTTCCGGCAAATCCATGACGAAAACAGCAGCCACTAACATACAGGAAAGTAAATCATTCAAAAAGTTTATTAATGCTATTTTTCAAATAAAACCAACTTCCCTGAAATATGGACCAAAGATAGATAATCGTACGCCTAAGTATGACACCATACGACTTGTAAATGGCTCAAAGATTATAAGGAATCTTGCTCCGTTAAAGCAATTTTATTTCACTGTGAATGATAATAGCGGAAGTGTTTGGAACAATTGCTATAGTTTTCTTGGCATTGGTAAGAAGGTATTTAACAAAGACACACTAATGTGCTGGCAGCAATTCCAATTTTTACCAGACTACCAGATTATCTATAGACAATCATCATTTATAATGCTAAAAAGCGGCCCACATGAAAATTGCATTGGAGGAGCATGTAGAATTAATTTCTATCCGGTGATTGGAATCTCCCGCCGTGATACCAGCTTACACTATTTCATTAACAATGACGACCTCACCGGTATGAAGTATGCAGATCTTGATCATGACGGATTTCTGGATTTCTTATCCATACAAAGTGGAATTACCATCCAGGATATAAATGAGCTGGCTGTTCAAAACAAAAAACTTAAAGATCTTACCAATGCTGAAATGGGTACCTGGTACAAACTAACCTTATTTACCTTCAAAGAAGGAAAATGGGAATTGAAAAGAGACAAAAAAGGGCAGGCATACTACATCATCATAAAACTGGATAAAAGTCTGGATCCGGAAAGCAAGTTTAAAGTGATGGCCTCCAACTGGTTATCGACGCTATAGATAACCCACAAAACACAGGTCAGAACGATGGCTCCGCGCTACGCCTGACCTGTGCATCTATCATTCATGAAAAATTTCCACTTTACCCGTAACTACCTTCCGATCCCCATCTTCTATGTCATAGAACGTCAGTATATATAACCCCGCCGGCAAATCAGGTCTGGAAATAAACGTTTGCGGACTGCTCAGTATGCGATCATCCCGTTTATGCCCCAGCACATCATACATAACCATACGCAGTTTGTGATGTATCCCAATCAGGCTGATCGTGAAATTACCATTGTTAGGATTGGGACTTATAGTAACCTGGATCAGCCACGGTACCGCTTTTATTGCACTGTAATATATCTTGCCGTCACGGCCGAATATTTTCAGCCGGTAATAGGTCCAGTTGTCGTATAGGTCATCATCACGATAGTAATAGTCCAGCGCTCCGATGCTGGTGCCGCTCAGACTATGTGGCGCCACCCGTGCCACGGTATAGAAGCTGTCTTCGTTTTCACGCCGCCGCTGCAGTTCATAGTGATCAAGATTCAGCTCTTTGGTGGTACGCCAGTGTGTACCTACCCATTGAATGGTTTCGCGATATGCTTCAAAGAACAGATCAACGCCGGAGGTAATTTTGTTGAAGGCCGCTACCGACAGATAAGTGTTCACTTCCCGGTTGTCGTTAAACGTGCGACTATTCATATAGGTATTGGAAATCAGTGCGCCGGTAGTAAGTTTACCCGGATGCAGCAATCCGGATGGCGCCACGGTATCCCATCCCTGGCCGGTGCCATAACGGGTGATATAGCTACTGTCGCGGTTAATGGAAAATGCGGCGCCTTCGTCGTTTGCACTATGTTGTAGTAGTACGGTAACATTGTTCAGTACACCGGTGTCCTGTTTGATATGCCAGGTCTTCAGTACGTATCCGGATGCATCCATACTGCCGGAAAGAGCGTATTGATAAACGCTGTCAAATACCCTGGCTTGTATGGTTCTGGATACACTGCCGTTGTTTTTTAATGCCATAGGAGAATAGCTGCCGGTAGTGGTGCCTACAGGATATACCACCAGATCGTTGGCTGCGCTGATTTGTTCGCGGAACAGGAAACCGCCGCCAGATTGGCTGCCGGTCACGATAAAGGCTTTGTCTGAATAACCGGTAATGTTACCGGGATCGCCGTTTCCTACTACCAGGTTCCAGCCATTGAGCTGGAGGTGGCCGGTTTCAAAGTTAAGCTGATAGCGCACCTTCAGGTCACTTAAATCCTCGAGATAGATATCATTCCTGTTGCCTATGCTCAGGTTAGGGAAGCTGGCGCCAGCACCGCTGCTGGCGCTATAGCCTCCGTATATATGCTGTGCTCCCATGTTAATGCCCCGTGCCTGCAGAAAGCGGAAGGTACCCCCCATATTTTGCAGGCGACTGCTGCTGTATTCATTTTCATCCGGTAAAGCAGCTCCGTTGCTGTTTTCCCACTTGCTGCCATAAAAATTGATCACGCTTCCTTTCAGTGAACCAAATCGACCCTCATTTTTCACATCACTGAAAATCGCAACAGTGTCACTTGCATGTACGCTGATGTTACCCCCTGGAGGAACATACACCCCGTTTTGAGCACTACATAACTGCATACTCATTAAGAGCCAGGTTGCGATATGGAATATATGACTACGCATCAGGGATTGATAATGGTTACATCAAAAGTGATGGTGCCTAGTTTCTGTACGCCACCAACACCTCCACCGGTGTTGATAAAGTTGATGGTAATGGTATTGGCGGCACTTACAAAAGCATATGCGATGGCTACTCCCTGTGGCAGTGCTGCCCGGGGATTCACCATTACAGAAGCGTTCAGATTGGCTCCTGTTACCGGTGCTGTTTTGGTTAAGCTGGTAGTAGAAGTGATATTACTGGTGATATCTGTTAATGAAAAATTGCTTTTAACCATGTTGCTCACCACTGTACCACCGGCGCCCAGTTTGAAATTGCCGCCTACGTCCAGTTTAGCCGCCGGTGTGGTATTGGCGATGCCCACATTTCCTGTTCCATCTACGCGCATGGCCTCATTGGTAGTGGCGGTTCCGCCGGTAAAGAAAATCAGGTTTC
The genomic region above belongs to Chitinophaga sp. 180180018-3 and contains:
- a CDS encoding T9SS type A sorting domain-containing protein, with protein sequence MSMQLCSAQNGVYVPPGGNISVHASDTVAIFSDVKNEGRFGSLKGSVINFYGSKWENSNGAALPDENEYSSSRLQNMGGTFRFLQARGINMGAQHIYGGYSASSGAGASFPNLSIGNRNDIYLEDLSDLKVRYQLNFETGHLQLNGWNLVVGNGDPGNITGYSDKAFIVTGSQSGGGFLFREQISAANDLVVYPVGTTTGSYSPMALKNNGSVSRTIQARVFDSVYQYALSGSMDASGYVLKTWHIKQDTGVLNNVTVLLQHSANDEGAAFSINRDSSYITRYGTGQGWDTVAPSGLLHPGKLTTGALISNTYMNSRTFNDNREVNTYLSVAAFNKITSGVDLFFEAYRETIQWVGTHWRTTKELNLDHYELQRRRENEDSFYTVARVAPHSLSGTSIGALDYYYRDDDLYDNWTYYRLKIFGRDGKIYYSAIKAVPWLIQVTISPNPNNGNFTISLIGIHHKLRMVMYDVLGHKRDDRILSSPQTFISRPDLPAGLYILTFYDIEDGDRKVVTGKVEIFHE